The nucleotide window GCGATCGTGTTCTTGAGCTCGCCGCCTACAGCAAGTATGTCGCTGTCGCACGGTCCCGGGAGTTCTATGGATGTGGGCACCTGCCCGCGGGAGCGACGATGGAACCGTGTCTTTCCACGCACAACACGGACGACGGAATCATCACACCTCTGCAGTATTTCACGGTCGTGCGTGAGGAAGAAGTCGGCGACTCCGGCCAGTCGCTCGATAGCTTCTTGATTCGAAATTGCGATGGGTTCCTCCGAGTGATTCGCACTGGTCATGACGAGGGCGTCAAACCGGTTTCGAAGCAGCAGGTGATGCACCGGAGCATACGGCAGCATGAAGCCCAGATATCTTTGCTGTGGCGCGACGGATGATGAAATGGCGCAGGAGTCGACACGATTCAAGAGAACGATGGGTCGCGAGTTGTGCAGAAGAAGCGACTCCTCCATCGCATCGACGGCGCAGTGCTTTCGAATCGCCTGTACGTCGGGTGCCATCATCGCAAACGGTTTCTCCGCCCGCCCCTTGCGCTCGCGAAGCCGCTGTACGGCGTGGTCGTTCGAGGCGTCGGCGGCCAGGTGGAATCCTCCCACGCCACGAATAGCGACGATATTGCCCCGGCGCAAGAGTTCCGCCACGGACCTGACGGGGTCCTGGCCGCGGATTTCTTCTCCACCCCCATCGTAGAGTGCGAGTCGCGGACCACAGACGGGGCAGGCATTGGGCTGCGCATGAAATCGTCGGTCGGCCGGATCTCTATACTCTTGCTCGCACTCCTCACAGAGCGGAAATACGTCCATCGATGTGTTCGGTCGATCGTATGGAATTCGGCGAACGATCGTGTAGCGTGGTCCGCAGTTCGTGCAGTTAATGAAAGGGTAGAGATAGCGCCGGTCGGACGGGTCGAAGAGTTCACTCAGGCAGTCATCGCAGACCGCCCCATCGGGCGCGATGTGCGTTGTTGTGTCGGTCTTCCGCTCTGTCGACTTGATACGAAACCCCGTCTCTCCGATCGGCACGAGGTCCTCATCCAGAATCTCACCAATGCGCGAGAGGGGCGGAGCCTGAACGCGAAGTTGTTGCTGAAACCAGGCAATGGCGGCTGATGAACCTTCAATTTCGATACAGACGCCCCGGCTGTCATTGTTGACGAAGCCCGACAGGTCGTAGTGATTAGCGAGTCGAAACACGAACGGACGAAACCCGACCCCCTGGACGATTCCATTCACACGGAGCCGTCGGCGTCGAACATGTATGTCACGAATCACTTCCATTGGACCATGGTCAGGTCAAGACTGCGGCATCGGCACGCTCAGGCACGCGCTGTCGCAGCCAGTTGAACCACTCGTCGAGACCTTCGCCTGTTCGACAAG belongs to Rhodothermales bacterium and includes:
- the hypF gene encoding carbamoyltransferase HypF, which produces MEVIRDIHVRRRRLRVNGIVQGVGFRPFVFRLANHYDLSGFVNNDSRGVCIEIEGSSAAIAWFQQQLRVQAPPLSRIGEILDEDLVPIGETGFRIKSTERKTDTTTHIAPDGAVCDDCLSELFDPSDRRYLYPFINCTNCGPRYTIVRRIPYDRPNTSMDVFPLCEECEQEYRDPADRRFHAQPNACPVCGPRLALYDGGGEEIRGQDPVRSVAELLRRGNIVAIRGVGGFHLAADASNDHAVQRLRERKGRAEKPFAMMAPDVQAIRKHCAVDAMEESLLLHNSRPIVLLNRVDSCAISSSVAPQQRYLGFMLPYAPVHHLLLRNRFDALVMTSANHSEEPIAISNQEAIERLAGVADFFLTHDREILQRCDDSVVRVVRGKTRFHRRSRGQVPTSIELPGPCDSDILAVGGELKNTIALSRGRDVFLSQHVGDLDNPKAYTFFEDSIRHLASILEIKPNVIACDLHPEYLSTKWALTQDLPRLSVQHHHAHLASVMVENGVSSPTIGIILDGTGYGTDGTIWGGEVLVGDFSRFDRFAWLSPLPLPGGEVAIRQPWRLAIAALYLTFGKNGLEMPLPLLADLPPADVRLVATMIDRDVNSPACSSAGRLFDAVAALCNLRTTITYEAQAAIELEMTADGPPEDTYPFDAGAADGAIATRPLIAEIVADLTHGVSPSIVSSRFHSTLAQMFARTARAARDRTGINVVGLSGGVFQNVVLFNRLCERLLADGFDVLTHSRVPTNDGGLALGQAAIASKIMST